One window of Alkaliphilus metalliredigens QYMF genomic DNA carries:
- the grdD gene encoding glycine/sarcosine/betaine reductase complex component C subunit alpha, whose translation MTENKAVKKMIGNVFNDIADAMQTGQFGKKARIGLTTLGSEHGVETLIQGAEMAAQMCSDYEVILIGPKNDTKFQTIEVNEEEMMHKTMEKLLEDGTIDACVTMHYNFPIGVATVGKVFTPGKGKEMYLATTTGTTSTHRVESMVKNALRGIIVAKACGIENPSVGILNLDGSRQVERALKELNSNGYPINFQESMRSDGGCVMRGNDLLAGTPDVMVQDTLSGNIFMKVFSSFTTGGEYESMGYGYGPGIGDGYDKTVLILSRASGTPVVANAIKYAADLIKGNIKEVAKREFDLARAAGGEAILKSLIKGTQKAACDERDKEVTAPPHEVVTGSISGIDIMDLEDAVTALWKKGIYAESGMGCTGPVVMVSEAKLQRAIQELKEAKFVAQEADPC comes from the coding sequence ATGACTGAAAATAAAGCAGTAAAAAAAATGATTGGTAATGTCTTTAACGACATTGCAGATGCAATGCAAACAGGACAATTTGGAAAAAAGGCTCGCATTGGACTAACGACATTAGGAAGCGAGCATGGTGTTGAGACGCTGATTCAAGGTGCCGAAATGGCAGCACAAATGTGTTCTGATTATGAGGTTATCTTAATCGGACCCAAAAATGATACGAAATTTCAAACAATCGAAGTAAATGAAGAAGAAATGATGCATAAAACCATGGAGAAGCTACTAGAAGATGGCACAATTGATGCCTGCGTGACGATGCATTATAACTTTCCAATAGGGGTAGCCACAGTAGGCAAGGTGTTCACTCCTGGAAAGGGAAAAGAAATGTATCTGGCAACAACAACAGGAACAACCTCTACCCATAGAGTAGAGAGTATGGTGAAAAATGCCCTTCGTGGAATCATAGTCGCTAAGGCTTGTGGGATTGAAAACCCAAGTGTGGGTATTTTAAATCTTGACGGATCAAGACAGGTGGAGAGAGCATTAAAGGAATTGAATAGCAATGGATATCCTATTAATTTTCAAGAATCCATGCGTTCTGATGGTGGCTGTGTTATGAGAGGAAACGACCTCTTAGCAGGAACGCCAGATGTCATGGTTCAAGATACACTATCAGGAAATATTTTTATGAAGGTGTTTTCTTCCTTCACAACTGGAGGAGAATACGAGTCCATGGGATATGGCTATGGACCAGGAATAGGCGATGGATACGATAAGACAGTGTTGATCCTATCCAGGGCATCTGGAACGCCTGTTGTAGCCAATGCCATTAAGTATGCAGCTGATTTGATAAAGGGAAATATTAAAGAAGTGGCAAAGCGGGAATTTGATTTAGCTAGAGCAGCAGGTGGAGAAGCGATTTTGAAATCCTTGATAAAAGGCACTCAAAAAGCCGCTTGTGATGAAAGAGATAAAGAGGTAACTGCACCGCCACATGAAGTTGTGACGGGATCCATTTCGGGTATCGATATTATGGATTTAGAGGATGCTGTGACAGCTCTTTGGAAAAAGGGGATTTATGCTGAAAGTGGTATGGGCTGTACAGGGCCAGTGGTCATGGTCAGCGAAGCCAAGCTACAGCGAGCAATACAAGAGTTAAAAGAGGCCAAGTTTGTTGCCCAAGAAGCAGATCCTTGTTAA
- a CDS encoding YjjI family glycine radical enzyme has product MKAKQSEILETIKSKNLNYQQKHHILANIAERIVDPMEVLHYTTEEMQTIENSMICDLNEGYGVYRPRYIVPDYAVFSEKGCKYLELEPPTDIDELLDGLLILYSHVPSITSFPVFVGQLDQLIEPFITNEDEDYIKIKRFLNHIDKTVPDSFCHGNIGPKATRAGALILKAVMALKNPTPNLTIKYNQDITEREFARLAVKAALLAAKPSFSNDLGYIKDVGEHGIVSCYNALPIGGGAYTLLRLRLGTIAKSCDSREGLIKEALPYLSKTMFSMMDKRIQFIVEESNFFESSFLEKEGFINSENFTAMFAIVGLAEAVNHILEIENKDEKFGQSDDGDKIAHEILSTLEQAVNNHKAPYCERTNNHYLLHAQVGASLSQADKENTPAHRIPVGDEPILPLHLTQSAQFHQYFPSGVGDLFAFDQTYLNNLDAVVDIIEGAFNQGYRYITTYLQDSDLIRVTGYLVKRSEVEKARANEVVLRNTAMLGMGTDDNANVFNRRTRT; this is encoded by the coding sequence ATGAAAGCAAAGCAAAGTGAAATACTAGAAACAATCAAAAGTAAAAATTTGAATTATCAACAAAAACACCATATTTTAGCGAATATTGCCGAAAGAATTGTGGATCCAATGGAGGTATTACACTATACAACTGAAGAAATGCAGACAATAGAAAATAGTATGATCTGTGATTTAAATGAAGGCTACGGCGTGTATAGACCAAGATACATTGTACCGGATTACGCAGTATTTAGTGAAAAAGGTTGCAAATATTTAGAATTGGAACCCCCAACTGACATAGATGAATTATTAGATGGACTCCTGATTCTATACAGCCATGTGCCGTCTATCACAAGCTTCCCGGTTTTTGTTGGACAATTAGATCAATTAATAGAACCATTTATTACAAATGAAGATGAAGATTATATAAAAATCAAAAGATTTTTAAATCACATAGATAAAACGGTTCCTGACTCATTTTGCCATGGGAACATTGGGCCTAAGGCCACTAGAGCAGGGGCGTTGATTTTAAAGGCTGTTATGGCGTTGAAAAACCCCACACCTAATTTGACCATTAAATACAATCAAGACATAACCGAAAGAGAATTTGCAAGACTTGCGGTAAAAGCAGCCCTGTTGGCCGCTAAGCCCTCCTTTTCTAATGATCTAGGCTATATTAAGGATGTAGGAGAACATGGGATTGTAAGCTGCTATAATGCCCTTCCTATTGGTGGTGGCGCCTATACCCTTTTAAGACTCCGATTAGGGACCATTGCCAAATCTTGTGATTCAAGAGAAGGATTGATCAAGGAAGCCCTACCTTATTTATCCAAAACGATGTTTTCAATGATGGATAAAAGAATCCAATTTATTGTTGAAGAATCCAATTTCTTTGAGAGCTCATTTTTAGAAAAGGAAGGCTTTATTAACAGCGAAAATTTCACAGCAATGTTTGCCATAGTAGGATTGGCAGAGGCTGTGAATCACATCCTTGAAATTGAGAACAAGGATGAAAAGTTTGGACAATCAGATGACGGCGATAAAATTGCTCATGAAATCTTAAGCACATTAGAACAAGCTGTGAACAATCATAAAGCCCCTTATTGTGAAAGAACAAACAATCATTATTTATTACATGCCCAGGTGGGTGCCAGTTTAAGTCAGGCTGATAAAGAAAATACCCCAGCCCACAGAATTCCTGTGGGGGATGAGCCAATTCTCCCCCTACATTTAACACAATCAGCTCAATTTCATCAGTACTTTCCCTCGGGAGTCGGAGACTTATTTGCCTTTGATCAAACCTATTTAAATAATTTAGATGCGGTTGTAGATATCATTGAAGGTGCATTTAATCAAGGATATCGTTATATCACAACCTATTTACAAGATTCCGATTTAATTAGAGTAACAGGGTATTTAGTCAAACGTAGTGAGGTTGAAAAAGCAAGAGCCAATGAAGTAGTGCTTAGAAATACTGCTATGTTAGGAATGGGTACAGATGACAATGCCAATGTATTTAACAGAAGGACAAGAACGTAA
- the grdC gene encoding glycine/sarcosine/betaine reductase complex component C subunit beta, which yields MSYAVMKGAGYILVHAPDMVIHSGTTQIGEKLGNPESEYLKKLPNHLRSYEKVVAYPPNQVYIGNMKPEELRGYEMPWHTHEVESADRFGKVGEIMPQDEFIGFLKAVDVFDLVKLNKEFTKEVRGKLEKHPLMTEALIAKIKEGEEQEDIDQFINNHHAEAIYQDHKIVGCVKRAHETDSNLNAHIMFENLVAKASGALSFMNLIAKNDIDVTSIEYVIECSEEACGDMNQRGGGNFAKAIAEVVGAVNATGSDTRAFCAAPAHAMIQAAALVKGGVYENVVVVAGGATAKLGMNGKDHVKKEMPILEDVLGGFAVLVSKNDGVNPIIRTDLIGRHTVGTGSSPQAVITSLITAPLDKGGLKITDVDRYSVEMQNPDITKPAGAGDVPEANYKMIAALGVKRGDLERAEVATFAKNHGMPGWAPTQGHIPSGVPYLGHAREAFLNDEIKRAMIVGKGSLFLARMTNQFDGVSFILEKNDGLTEEKPQGISEDEVKSMIGEAMKDFASHLLGK from the coding sequence ATGTCCTACGCAGTAATGAAGGGTGCCGGTTACATTCTTGTACATGCACCTGATATGGTAATTCACAGTGGAACGACACAGATTGGTGAAAAACTTGGAAATCCAGAATCAGAGTATTTAAAAAAGCTTCCTAATCATTTAAGGAGCTATGAAAAAGTAGTGGCTTATCCGCCAAACCAAGTATATATAGGGAATATGAAACCCGAAGAGCTACGGGGTTATGAGATGCCATGGCATACCCATGAAGTTGAAAGTGCAGATCGTTTTGGTAAAGTAGGAGAAATCATGCCCCAGGACGAGTTTATTGGTTTCTTAAAGGCTGTTGATGTTTTTGATCTTGTTAAATTAAATAAAGAATTCACCAAAGAAGTAAGGGGAAAGCTTGAAAAACATCCTTTAATGACAGAAGCGTTGATCGCTAAAATTAAAGAAGGTGAAGAGCAAGAGGATATTGATCAATTCATTAACAATCATCATGCAGAGGCAATTTATCAGGATCACAAGATTGTGGGATGCGTCAAGCGAGCCCATGAAACGGATTCTAATTTAAATGCTCATATTATGTTTGAAAACTTAGTTGCAAAAGCTTCAGGTGCATTATCATTCATGAATCTAATTGCTAAAAATGACATTGATGTGACATCAATTGAGTATGTCATTGAATGCTCAGAAGAGGCTTGCGGCGATATGAATCAAAGAGGTGGCGGGAACTTTGCTAAGGCAATCGCTGAGGTTGTTGGCGCTGTTAATGCAACTGGATCTGATACAAGAGCATTTTGTGCTGCACCAGCCCATGCCATGATCCAAGCGGCAGCTTTAGTTAAGGGTGGCGTGTATGAAAATGTTGTGGTTGTCGCCGGTGGCGCAACTGCTAAGTTAGGCATGAATGGGAAAGATCATGTTAAAAAAGAAATGCCAATCCTGGAAGATGTATTAGGTGGATTTGCAGTATTGGTGAGTAAAAACGACGGTGTGAATCCGATTATCAGAACTGATTTAATTGGAAGACATACAGTAGGAACAGGTTCTTCACCACAGGCAGTCATCACTTCTCTAATCACTGCACCCTTAGATAAGGGTGGTCTAAAGATTACAGATGTTGATAGATACTCAGTGGAAATGCAAAATCCAGATATCACAAAGCCTGCTGGAGCAGGAGATGTACCTGAAGCTAACTATAAGATGATTGCTGCATTAGGCGTAAAAAGAGGCGATTTAGAAAGAGCAGAAGTGGCTACATTTGCTAAAAATCATGGTATGCCTGGATGGGCGCCAACCCAAGGACATATTCCTTCTGGAGTACCTTACCTAGGGCATGCACGTGAAGCTTTCTTAAATGATGAAATCAAAAGAGCTATGATTGTTGGGAAGGGAAGTCTATTCCTAGCTAGAATGACAAATCAATTTGATGGCGTATCCTTTATACTAGAAAAGAACGATGGCCTAACAGAAGAAAAGCCACAAGGGATTTCTGAGGATGAAGTAAAATCTATGATAGGTGAAGCCATGAAGGATTTTGCGTCACACTTATTAGGTAAATAA
- a CDS encoding BMP family lipoprotein: protein MKKSLMLLLVGMLMLSMLLTGCGGGTVEEDEVVEEGEVVEEEVVEEVDFFVGLVTDVGGIDDKSFNQGTWEGVERFAAEFGSDKNFLQSEEDADYLPNLSAFADEGADLIVAPGFLFLESLAEAASNFPNQKFLLIDEVVDAPNVVSAVFSEEEGSFLVGVAAALKAQEAGQDTVGYIGGIDFELIQRFEAGFEAGVWAVDPDMTVLVEYAGAFDSAQTGQALAARLYDQGAYVIYHAAGGTGNGLIREARDRRLNGEDVWAIGVDKDQFEDGIYEGDSSAVLTSMMKRVDVAAYDIAKMALEGNFPGGEVYVFNLENEGVGLPENNPNLSDEIVTQVRSYIPQVVSGELEVPTLPVRLQED from the coding sequence GTGAAAAAAAGTCTCATGTTATTACTAGTAGGCATGCTAATGTTATCAATGTTATTGACAGGCTGCGGTGGCGGTACAGTTGAAGAAGATGAAGTTGTAGAAGAAGGTGAAGTTGTTGAAGAAGAAGTCGTTGAAGAAGTTGACTTTTTCGTAGGCCTTGTAACCGACGTTGGCGGAATCGATGATAAATCCTTTAACCAAGGTACCTGGGAAGGCGTAGAAAGATTTGCTGCTGAATTTGGATCAGACAAGAATTTCTTACAATCCGAAGAAGATGCTGATTATTTACCAAACCTATCGGCATTTGCGGACGAAGGAGCTGACCTGATTGTAGCACCTGGATTTTTATTTTTGGAATCCCTAGCTGAAGCAGCAAGCAACTTCCCAAATCAAAAGTTCCTATTAATTGACGAAGTGGTTGATGCTCCAAATGTAGTTAGTGCTGTGTTCTCAGAGGAAGAAGGATCTTTCTTAGTGGGAGTAGCAGCTGCATTAAAGGCCCAAGAAGCAGGTCAAGACACTGTTGGTTACATCGGTGGGATTGACTTTGAATTAATTCAAAGATTTGAAGCTGGATTTGAAGCTGGAGTTTGGGCTGTAGATCCAGACATGACTGTTTTAGTAGAGTACGCTGGTGCATTTGACAGTGCGCAAACGGGGCAAGCATTAGCAGCTAGATTATATGACCAAGGTGCATATGTAATCTACCATGCAGCTGGTGGTACTGGTAATGGTCTAATTAGAGAGGCTAGAGACAGAAGACTTAATGGTGAAGATGTATGGGCAATTGGTGTTGACAAAGATCAATTCGAAGATGGAATCTACGAAGGCGATAGCTCAGCAGTTTTAACTTCAATGATGAAGCGTGTAGACGTTGCTGCTTATGATATTGCTAAAATGGCTTTAGAGGGTAATTTTCCAGGTGGAGAAGTTTATGTCTTCAATTTAGAAAATGAAGGGGTAGGACTACCTGAAAACAACCCAAATCTTTCAGATGAGATTGTAACACAAGTGAGAAGCTATATTCCACAAGTTGTTTCTGGAGAGTTAGAAGTACCAACTTTACCAGTAAGATTACAAGAAGACTAA
- a CDS encoding radical SAM protein: MYLTEGQERKSMEIQEITLPVNEIIPFSNVDGRGNRTSIFVQGCNLNCVYCHNPETIKLPCEETQETNYTIKELLSIIKKYGPYIRGITVSGGEATLYSTYLTQLFGEVKKLGLTCYIDTNGLFNLEKMEALIPITDKFLFDIKGINNLEKVTRKKQVNSFDNLEYLLKLNKVEEVRTVCINEYIDLESTVKEVSMRLRKYDDVIYKLIRVHHRGLTLNQKELVQGFVPSTKEMVHLENLAKSIGVKNVMSIF, encoded by the coding sequence ATGTATTTAACAGAAGGACAAGAACGTAAAAGTATGGAGATTCAGGAAATCACCCTTCCAGTGAATGAGATCATTCCCTTTTCCAATGTAGATGGTAGGGGAAATCGAACAAGTATTTTTGTTCAAGGCTGTAATTTAAATTGTGTTTACTGTCACAATCCAGAAACGATCAAATTACCCTGTGAAGAAACCCAGGAAACAAATTATACGATAAAAGAGCTCTTAAGTATCATTAAAAAATATGGGCCCTATATCAGAGGAATTACCGTCTCGGGGGGGGAGGCAACTCTATATAGTACGTATTTAACCCAGCTCTTTGGTGAAGTTAAAAAGCTCGGATTGACTTGTTATATCGACACAAATGGGTTGTTCAATCTAGAAAAAATGGAAGCATTGATTCCAATAACCGATAAATTTTTATTTGATATTAAAGGGATTAACAACCTAGAAAAGGTGACTAGAAAAAAACAAGTCAACTCTTTTGATAACCTAGAATATCTACTGAAATTAAACAAAGTCGAAGAAGTGAGAACTGTATGCATCAATGAGTATATTGACCTCGAAAGTACCGTGAAGGAAGTATCCATGCGTTTAAGAAAATATGATGATGTCATTTATAAATTAATAAGGGTACACCATAGAGGATTAACCCTGAACCAGAAAGAATTGGTTCAAGGTTTTGTTCCTTCCACAAAAGAAATGGTCCATCTTGAAAACCTAGCAAAGTCGATAGGTGTCAAAAATGTAATGAGTATATTCTAA